CTGCACGCCAGGCGCCGCAGCATCAGCGAAGTGCTTGCTCGGTCGTAGACGCCGGCCGGTTCACTGAAGGCCCTCATCTACATGCGTTGATCACCTTCCCCGGGGTTTTGTGTGTCCCGAAAGCTATCGATCATTGCCTGGATTTCGGGTGATCGTGGTTTACCTGCTGTGGAACCTGGGCCGATGTAATCGTCGTATTCGAGCTTTTCGATACCCGGCGGCAGGCCCTGGTTAATTTCATCGATCATGAACGCCACGCCAGGCCACAGTTGGTCGTACAAATTTGCTTTCACGTCCGAATAACCAGGTTTGTATAACATCGTCATTGCGCAGTCTGGGGTCATAGGTGTTTTCTTTTCGTCGGCAGTGAAACTGCCGTCGATCCTGGTGTTCGCGTAATTGATGTAGTAATTGATCAGGAATTCTGAAATCAGCGGGTGGCTGATCAAATCCGGGTTGCTGAAAATATTTCGTGCCACCTCACGGTGAACGTCGTCAAGGATTTTCTCCGACTTCAGATTGACCCGCTGTGGCAAAAGACGCGTATCCGAGCAATAAACCACGCAATAAGACTGCAGCGTTTGAAGAGTCGTTTTCAAATCTCCATTCGAGTTTTTGATGAGGGTATTGAACGGCTTCAGAAAGTCTGGCTTGAGTCCCAGGTTATTGAAATGTGCTGCGTCCATGTGGGAAACACCGGTCGCCAATTCTTGCCCTATGTCGTCCGAGGTTTTGTTGAACGCAGGTGCGCCCTTGACCCTATGGCCGACTCCGGCCTGATGAGTGGCACGATCGAACTCGATCGCTTGCGAGGGCGTCAGGTCAAACGCGGGCAAAAGCCTTTCGAGCACATCACAACCCATTTGGACATTGACACAAAACCTGAAGAAATGACTGGCCCGCATACTCGCATGCTGCGGCAAGAGCGTTGCAAGGCTGCCACTGAATATTGGAGCGTCTTGATTAAAAGACAGAATTTTGCGTGTGTGCTTTTGCACGGTGGGGGTAGTAGAAAATTGCCTGCCCGCACGGGCCATACCACTCCTTAGTTGCAACAATCCGATTCCCGGAAACATTTTTCTTCCTCTGGTAATGGACGAACATCCTGTTAACACCGCTCAGTAGGGTGTAGCACAACCGCTGAATACCACTAACCCATGCAAAGGCTGCGTGTGCCCGCAGGCGTCTGCCAACACGCATCAATGCCATGCAAAAATGCAAATCCCTCCTGCAGTTATTCGCGTTGTACACGGCAAATTTGCACTGTTACGATCCAGTAACGCTCGCGCGCGAGCTTCTCGAATAAAGACAATAAAAGCAGGGAGTTAGTGATGACTGCTCAGGCTTCATCCCCGCGGACTTCGTCCATGGATGCCACGCCACACGAAGTGCTGGCCGAGGTTCGCAATCACATCGGTCATCTGACCCTCAACCGCCCCGCCGGCCTCAATGCCCTGACCCTCGACATGGTGCGCCAGCTCCGGCAACACCTGGACGCCTGGGCCGCTGATGCCGATATCCACGCGGTCGTGCTGCGCGGTGCCGGCGAGAAAGCCTTCTGTGCCGGTGGCGACATTCGATCCCTGTACGACAGCCATAAAAGCGGCGACACGCTGCACGAAGATTTCTTCGTCGAGGAATACGCCCTCGACCTGACGATCCACCACTACCGCAAACCGGTGCTGGCGCTGATGGACGGTTTCGTTCTCGGCGGCGGCATGGGTCTGGTGCAAGGCGCCGATCTGCGGGTGGTCACCGAGAAGAGTCGTCTGGCGATGCCGGAAGTGGCCATCGGTTACTTCCCGGATGTCGGCGGCAGTTATTTCCTGCCGCGCATTCCCGGCGAGCTGGGGATTTACCTGGGTGTCAGCGGCGTTCAGATTCGTGCAGCGGATGCGCTGTATTGCGGCCTGGCCGACTGGTATCTGGAAAGCGGCAAACTCGGCATCCTCGACGAACAGCTCGATCACCTGGAGTGGCACGACACGCCGCTCAAAGACCTGCAAAACCTGCTGGCCCGCCACGCCGTGCAAACCCTGCCGGATGCGCCGCTTGAAGCCTTGCGCCCGGCCATCGACCACTTCTTCGCCTTGCCTGACGTGCCGAGCATCGTCGAGCAACTGCGCGCCGTGACTGTCGCCGACAGCCACGAATGGGCGACCACCACCGCCGACCTGCTGGAAACCCGCTCGCCGCTGGCCATGGGCGTGACCCTGGAAATGCTCCGTTGCGGCCGGCACCTGAGCCTGGAACACTGTTTCGCCCTCGAACTGCATCTGGATCGCCAGTGGTTCGAACGCGGCGACCTGATCGAAGGCGTGCGCGCCCTGCTGATCGACAAAGACAAATCACCGCGCTGGAACCCGCCGACCCTTGCTGCGCTGCACGCCGAGCACATCGCGAGTTTCTTCCACGGTTTCGAAGAGAGCGGGAGCTGAGCCATGCACGATCTCGAATTGACTGAAGACCAGGTAATGATCCGCGACATGGCCCGGGACTTTGCCCGTGGCGAAATCGCGCCTCACGCCCAGGGCTGGGAAAAGGCCGGCTGGATCGATGACGGTCTGGTGGCGAAGATGGGCGAACTCGGCCTGCTGGGCATGGTAGTACCGGAGGAATGGGGCGGCACTTACGTCGACTACGTGGCTTATGCGCTGGCGGTGGAAGAAATTTCCGCCGGTGACGGCGCCACCGGCGCGTTCATGAGCATCCACAACTCGGTGGGCTGCGGGCCGGTGCTCAACTATGGCAGCGAAGAACAGAAACAGACCTGGCTGGCGGACCTGGCCAGCGGCGCGGTGATCGGCTGCTTCTGCCTGACCGAACCCCAGGCCGGCTCCGAAGCGCACAACCTGCGCACCCGCGCCGAACTGCGCGACGGGCAATGGGTGATCAACGGCGCCAAGCAATTTGTCAGCAACGGCAAGCGGGCGAAACTGGCGATCGTGTTTGCCGTCACCGATCCGGATCTCGGCAAGCGTGGGATCTCGGCGTTTCTGGTGCCGACCGATACGCCGGGTTTCATCGTCGACCGCACCGAACACAAGATGGGCATTCGCGCCTCCGATACCTGCGCGGTGACGCTGAACAATTGCAGCATTCCTGAAGCGAATCTGCTGGGTGAACGCGGTAAGGGCCTGGCGATTGCCCTTTCCAACCTGGAAGGCGGGCGCATTGGCATTGCGGCGCAAGCATTGGGCATCGCCCGTGCGGCGTTCGAGGCAGCGCTGGGTTACGCCCGTGATCGAGTGCAGTTCGGCAAAGCGATCGTCGAACACCAGAGCATCGCCAACCTGCTGGCAGACATGCAGATGCAGATCAACGCGGCGCGCTTGATGATCCTGCATGCGGCGCGACTGAGGACTGCGGGTAAACCGTGTCTGTCGGAGGCTTCGCAGGCCAAGCTGTTTGCTTCGGAAATGGCTGAAAAGGTGTGTTCGTCAGCGATTCAGATTCATGGCGGGTATGGGTATCTGGAGGATTATCCGGTGGAGAAGTACTACCGGGATGCGCGGATTACCCAGATTTATGAGGGATCGAGCGAGATACAGCGGATGGTGATTGCTCGGGAGTTGAAGGACTATCAGTTGTAACCGTGTCGGCCCCTTTCCCTCATCGGAACGCCGCCCGCCCAGCCCTCTCCCGGAGGGAGAGGGAGCCGACCGAGGTGTCTCAGGTCTGACATCGACCTGAAACAACCCGGTCGATTATGGAATTGCCAAACGAAGACACCAATCCCGCGCTATTCAAGCCAGAGTTCAACTCGGTAGCTAAGGTCGGTGCAACTCCCGAAAACAACCCGGTCAGTCCCCTCTCCCTCCGGGAGAGGGTTAGGCG
The window above is part of the Pseudomonas fluorescens genome. Proteins encoded here:
- a CDS encoding enoyl-CoA hydratase/isomerase family protein, whose product is MTAQASSPRTSSMDATPHEVLAEVRNHIGHLTLNRPAGLNALTLDMVRQLRQHLDAWAADADIHAVVLRGAGEKAFCAGGDIRSLYDSHKSGDTLHEDFFVEEYALDLTIHHYRKPVLALMDGFVLGGGMGLVQGADLRVVTEKSRLAMPEVAIGYFPDVGGSYFLPRIPGELGIYLGVSGVQIRAADALYCGLADWYLESGKLGILDEQLDHLEWHDTPLKDLQNLLARHAVQTLPDAPLEALRPAIDHFFALPDVPSIVEQLRAVTVADSHEWATTTADLLETRSPLAMGVTLEMLRCGRHLSLEHCFALELHLDRQWFERGDLIEGVRALLIDKDKSPRWNPPTLAALHAEHIASFFHGFEESGS
- a CDS encoding acyl-CoA dehydrogenase family protein gives rise to the protein MHDLELTEDQVMIRDMARDFARGEIAPHAQGWEKAGWIDDGLVAKMGELGLLGMVVPEEWGGTYVDYVAYALAVEEISAGDGATGAFMSIHNSVGCGPVLNYGSEEQKQTWLADLASGAVIGCFCLTEPQAGSEAHNLRTRAELRDGQWVINGAKQFVSNGKRAKLAIVFAVTDPDLGKRGISAFLVPTDTPGFIVDRTEHKMGIRASDTCAVTLNNCSIPEANLLGERGKGLAIALSNLEGGRIGIAAQALGIARAAFEAALGYARDRVQFGKAIVEHQSIANLLADMQMQINAARLMILHAARLRTAGKPCLSEASQAKLFASEMAEKVCSSAIQIHGGYGYLEDYPVEKYYRDARITQIYEGSSEIQRMVIARELKDYQL